A portion of the Juglans microcarpa x Juglans regia isolate MS1-56 chromosome 1D, Jm3101_v1.0, whole genome shotgun sequence genome contains these proteins:
- the LOC121242800 gene encoding calreticulin-3-like isoform X2, with protein sequence MGRGRALLLLLLVTLTSLLFFRSASSEIFFEERFEDGWKSRWVLSDWKRSEGKAGTFKHTAGKWSADPDDRGLQTYNDAKHYAVSAKVPEFSNENRTLVVQYSIKFEQDIECGGGYIKLLSGYVNQKKFGGDTPYSFMFGPDICGSQTKKLHVILSYQGQNYPIKKDLQCETDKLTHFYTFILRPDASYSVLIDNRERDSGSLYTDWDILPPRKIKDVNAKKPADWDDREYIDDPNDVKPKGYDSIPAEILDPKAKEPADWDEEEDGIWKPPKIPNPAYKGPWKRKKIKNPNYKGKWKKTAWIDNPEFEDDPNLYVLKPVKYVGIEVWQVKAGSVFDNILICDDPEYAKQVVDEIFANREIEKDAFEEAEKERKAREEEEAKRAREEGEQRKRDRDRRYGDRRRHRRHDPRDYMDDYHDEL encoded by the exons ATGGGAAGAGGAAGAgctcttcttctgcttcttctaGTAACCCTCACTTCTCTCCTTTTCTTCCGCTCTGCTTCCTCTGAGATCTTCTTTGAGGAGCGATTCGAGG ATGGGTGGAAGAGCCGGTGGGTCTTATCGGACTGGAAGAGGAGCGAAGGGAAAGCGGGCACATTTAAGCACACGGCAGGAAAATGGTCTGCGGATCCTGACGATAGAG GTCTTCAGACATATAATGATGCAAAGCATTATGCAGTATCTGCAAAGGTACCAGAGTTCAGCAATGAGAATAGAACTCTCGTAGTCCAGTATTCAATAAAGTTTGAACAGGACATTGAATGTGGTGGTGGTTACATCAAGCTTCTTTCTGGATATGTCAATCAGAAGAAATTCGGTGGTGACACTCCTTACAG TTTCATGTTTGGACCAGATATATGTGGCTCGCAGACAAAAAAGCTCCATGTTATACTTTCTTACCAGGGGCAAAATTATCCCATTAAAAAGGATCTACAATGCGAAACAGACAAGTTAACTCATTTTTACACCTTTATTCTTAGGCCTGATGCAAGTTACAGCGTCTTGATTGACAATCGAGAAAGGGATTCTGGTAGCTTGTATACAGATTGGGATATCCTTCCTCCAAGGAAAATTAAGGATGTCAATGCAAAAAAG CCTGCAGACTGGGATGATAGAGAGTACATTGATGATCCTAATGATGTCAAACCAAAG GGATATGATTCAATTCCAGCTGAAATTCTCGATCCAAAGGCCAAAGAG CCTGCTGACTGggatgaagaggaagatggaaTATGGAAGCCACCTAAGATTCCCAATCCAGCATACAAAGGACCATGGAAGCGCAAG AAAATCAAGAACCCCAATTATAAGGGGAAGTGGAAGAAGACTGCATGGATTGATAACCCAG AGTTTGAGGACGATCCCAACCTTTATGTGCTCAAGCCAGTAAAATATGTAGGCATTGAAGTTTGGCAG GTAAAGGCTGGTTCAGTTTTTGACAACATTTTGATTTGTGATGACCCAGAGTATGCAAAACAAGTAGTAGATGAGATATTTGCGAATAGAGAG ATTGAAAAGGATGCCTTTGAGGaagcagagaaagagagaaaagccAGGGAAGAAGAG GAAGCTAAAAGAGCTAGAGAGGAAGGTGAACAGAGGAAGAGGGATAGGGATCGTCGGTATGGAGATAGAAGGCGCCACAGGAGG CATGATCCACGGGATTACATGGACGATTACCAT GATGAACTCTAA
- the LOC121242800 gene encoding calreticulin-3-like isoform X1: protein MGRGRALLLLLLVTLTSLLFFRSASSEIFFEERFEDGWKSRWVLSDWKRSEGKAGTFKHTAGKWSADPDDRGLQTYNDAKHYAVSAKVPEFSNENRTLVVQYSIKFEQDIECGGGYIKLLSGYVNQKKFGGDTPYSFMFGPDICGSQTKKLHVILSYQGQNYPIKKDLQCETDKLTHFYTFILRPDASYSVLIDNRERDSGSLYTDWDILPPRKIKDVNAKKPADWDDREYIDDPNDVKPKGYDSIPAEILDPKAKEPADWDEEEDGIWKPPKIPNPAYKGPWKRKKIKNPNYKGKWKKTAWIDNPEFEDDPNLYVLKPVKYVGIEVWQVKAGSVFDNILICDDPEYAKQVVDEIFANREIEKDAFEEAEKERKAREEEVIHRKKLKELERKVNRGRGIGIVGMEIEGATGGMIHGITWTITMMNSKASNAIFTLVSHLGKSKCLTFREKRSYFRRKDVRPVLLYG from the exons ATGGGAAGAGGAAGAgctcttcttctgcttcttctaGTAACCCTCACTTCTCTCCTTTTCTTCCGCTCTGCTTCCTCTGAGATCTTCTTTGAGGAGCGATTCGAGG ATGGGTGGAAGAGCCGGTGGGTCTTATCGGACTGGAAGAGGAGCGAAGGGAAAGCGGGCACATTTAAGCACACGGCAGGAAAATGGTCTGCGGATCCTGACGATAGAG GTCTTCAGACATATAATGATGCAAAGCATTATGCAGTATCTGCAAAGGTACCAGAGTTCAGCAATGAGAATAGAACTCTCGTAGTCCAGTATTCAATAAAGTTTGAACAGGACATTGAATGTGGTGGTGGTTACATCAAGCTTCTTTCTGGATATGTCAATCAGAAGAAATTCGGTGGTGACACTCCTTACAG TTTCATGTTTGGACCAGATATATGTGGCTCGCAGACAAAAAAGCTCCATGTTATACTTTCTTACCAGGGGCAAAATTATCCCATTAAAAAGGATCTACAATGCGAAACAGACAAGTTAACTCATTTTTACACCTTTATTCTTAGGCCTGATGCAAGTTACAGCGTCTTGATTGACAATCGAGAAAGGGATTCTGGTAGCTTGTATACAGATTGGGATATCCTTCCTCCAAGGAAAATTAAGGATGTCAATGCAAAAAAG CCTGCAGACTGGGATGATAGAGAGTACATTGATGATCCTAATGATGTCAAACCAAAG GGATATGATTCAATTCCAGCTGAAATTCTCGATCCAAAGGCCAAAGAG CCTGCTGACTGggatgaagaggaagatggaaTATGGAAGCCACCTAAGATTCCCAATCCAGCATACAAAGGACCATGGAAGCGCAAG AAAATCAAGAACCCCAATTATAAGGGGAAGTGGAAGAAGACTGCATGGATTGATAACCCAG AGTTTGAGGACGATCCCAACCTTTATGTGCTCAAGCCAGTAAAATATGTAGGCATTGAAGTTTGGCAG GTAAAGGCTGGTTCAGTTTTTGACAACATTTTGATTTGTGATGACCCAGAGTATGCAAAACAAGTAGTAGATGAGATATTTGCGAATAGAGAG ATTGAAAAGGATGCCTTTGAGGaagcagagaaagagagaaaagccAGGGAAGAAGAGGTGATTCACAGGAA GAAGCTAAAAGAGCTAGAGAGGAAGGTGAACAGAGGAAGAGGGATAGGGATCGTCGGTATGGAGATAGAAGGCGCCACAGGAGG CATGATCCACGGGATTACATGGACGATTACCAT GATGAACTCTAAGGCATCCAATGCAATTTTCACACTTGTATCACATCTAGGCAAAAGCAAGTGTTTAACATTTCGAGAGAAGCGTAGTTATTTTCGACGGAAGGATGTCCGCCCTGTGTTGTTGTATGGTTAA